One region of Candidatus Acidiferrales bacterium genomic DNA includes:
- a CDS encoding carboxypeptidase regulatory-like domain-containing protein, with product MKNWILRFSALALLIAPVFLLATVAMGQNNSILKGQVLDFDGNPWPDVPVIITNDATGQVYNTKTDATGNYIQQNLAPGKYTINFKNSLVNYSTEVALGAGDNNPENINFKDIAAKSGYDVNALKKAKEKNAKANEMAAHFKAGRAAMDDADAVKQQLSTATADQKSTLQAKLTADYQTAITEFEAAQQSAPEGDKNLSVIYANLGIAYDGGGKYDQAVDNLQKSNDLKPDPGTYAQLGTDLARQGKMSDAGAACDKAGSLDPTNKTAGADCYKNIAIVLTNSNKMVDAIGPLQKASQLNPNDALVWYLLGNCLMNEISTKKEGGKEVAVIPPGAAEAYQTYLKLEPNGPHAAEAKASLQTIEQLKGSGASQNN from the coding sequence ATGAAAAATTGGATTTTAAGGTTTAGCGCGCTGGCCCTGCTGATTGCGCCGGTCTTCCTGCTGGCGACGGTGGCGATGGGGCAGAACAATTCGATCCTGAAAGGACAGGTGCTTGATTTCGACGGTAATCCGTGGCCCGATGTGCCGGTGATCATCACCAACGACGCTACAGGACAGGTGTACAACACGAAAACCGACGCGACTGGCAATTATATCCAGCAAAATCTCGCTCCAGGCAAATACACGATTAATTTCAAGAACAGCCTCGTGAACTACTCGACTGAGGTCGCCCTGGGAGCGGGGGATAACAACCCGGAGAACATCAATTTCAAGGATATCGCGGCAAAATCCGGTTATGACGTTAATGCTCTGAAAAAAGCCAAGGAGAAAAATGCCAAGGCAAACGAAATGGCGGCGCACTTCAAGGCTGGCAGAGCGGCTATGGACGATGCCGATGCTGTCAAGCAACAACTGTCAACGGCAACGGCGGATCAAAAGAGCACGCTGCAAGCCAAACTGACCGCCGACTATCAGACCGCCATCACCGAATTTGAGGCCGCGCAGCAATCCGCTCCGGAAGGAGACAAGAACCTCAGCGTGATTTACGCCAATCTTGGCATCGCGTACGATGGAGGCGGCAAGTACGATCAGGCTGTGGATAACCTCCAGAAGTCCAACGACTTGAAACCGGATCCGGGAACCTATGCGCAATTGGGGACGGATTTGGCTCGGCAAGGAAAAATGTCAGACGCCGGCGCGGCGTGCGACAAGGCCGGCTCATTGGATCCGACGAACAAAACGGCCGGAGCGGACTGCTACAAGAACATCGCTATCGTGCTGACGAATTCAAATAAAATGGTAGATGCGATTGGCCCTCTTCAAAAAGCATCGCAACTGAATCCGAATGACGCCCTTGTCTGGTACCTGCTGGGGAATTGCCTGATGAACGAGATCAGCACGAAAAAAGAAGGTGGCAAGGAAGTCGCCGTTATTCCCCCGGGCGCAGCCGAAGCATATCAAACGTATCTAAAACTCGAACCGAACGGGCCTCATGCGGCCGAAGCAAAGGCAAGCCTCCAGACAATTGAGCAGTTGAAAGGCTCCGGCGCGTCTCAAAACAATTAA
- the queC gene encoding 7-cyano-7-deazaguanine synthase QueC, which translates to MATAQVYLGSGDARRVEFGRNARRRATKDRMAKMEKSKAVVLLSGGMDSCVTTAIANQTHSLALLHATYGQRTEVRERRAFEEIADFYRVQVHDRLVVRLDALREIGGSALTDRDIPVPEDLPENSAIPVTYVPFRNAHFLAAAVSWAEVIGASAIFVGAVWEDSSGYPDCRPEYYAAYSEVIRAGTKPETHIEIVTPVIHMRKSEIVRKGMELGAPLDRTWSCYQSEEEACGVCDSCRLRLRAFAEAEFPDSIAYRAPVAR; encoded by the coding sequence ATTGCAACTGCACAAGTTTATCTGGGATCCGGCGATGCACGGCGTGTAGAATTCGGCCGTAACGCACGGCGGAGAGCCACGAAGGATAGAATGGCAAAGATGGAAAAATCAAAGGCTGTAGTGCTGCTGAGCGGAGGAATGGACTCCTGCGTGACAACGGCCATTGCAAACCAGACGCACTCTCTGGCGCTGCTGCACGCGACCTACGGACAGCGCACAGAAGTGCGCGAGCGGCGCGCATTCGAGGAGATCGCCGATTTTTATCGCGTACAGGTGCACGACCGGCTCGTCGTGCGGCTCGACGCGCTGCGGGAAATCGGCGGCTCCGCGCTCACGGACCGGGACATCCCCGTGCCGGAGGATTTACCGGAGAATTCGGCGATTCCGGTCACGTACGTGCCGTTTCGCAATGCGCATTTTCTCGCTGCGGCGGTGAGCTGGGCGGAGGTGATTGGCGCCAGCGCGATTTTCGTCGGCGCCGTGTGGGAAGATAGCTCCGGCTATCCGGATTGCCGGCCAGAGTATTACGCCGCGTATTCAGAAGTGATCCGCGCTGGGACGAAGCCGGAGACGCATATCGAAATCGTCACGCCAGTGATCCACATGCGCAAGAGCGAAATCGTGCGCAAGGGAATGGAGCTGGGGGCGCCCCTCGATCGCACCTGGTCGTGCTATCAATCCGAGGAGGAAGCATGCGGCGTCTGCGATAGTTGCCGCTTGCGACTGCGCGCCTTCGCGGAGGCGGAATTTCCAGACTCCATCGCGTATCGGGCGCCAGTTGCGCGATAA
- a CDS encoding radical SAM protein — protein MMHITEIFKSIQGESSYAGLPCIFVRLTGCNLRCTWCDTAYAFHGGTKHSLDEVVGRIKEFSRGANGAGDVRLVEITGGEPLLQPETPELARRLLAEGYIVLIETSGEKDVSALPREVVKIVDVKCPDSGEFGTFRLANLEALGRKDEVKFVIASRRDYEFARQFVAEHGLAEKVHEILFSPVFADPEGTWPAMDTRALAEWILADNLPVRLGLQLHKFIWDPAMHGV, from the coding sequence ATGATGCATATCACCGAAATTTTCAAGTCAATCCAGGGCGAAAGCAGCTACGCGGGGCTTCCGTGCATTTTCGTGCGGCTAACCGGCTGCAATCTTCGGTGCACATGGTGCGACACAGCGTATGCGTTTCACGGCGGAACGAAGCACAGCCTCGATGAAGTGGTGGGCCGCATAAAAGAATTCTCCCGGGGCGCGAACGGAGCAGGCGATGTTCGATTGGTGGAAATCACTGGCGGGGAGCCGCTTTTGCAACCGGAAACGCCGGAACTGGCGCGGCGTCTTCTTGCCGAAGGCTATATCGTACTGATTGAAACCAGCGGCGAAAAAGACGTAAGCGCGCTGCCGCGAGAAGTTGTCAAGATCGTGGACGTGAAGTGCCCGGATTCCGGCGAATTCGGGACGTTTCGCCTGGCGAATCTTGAAGCGCTCGGACGCAAGGACGAAGTGAAATTTGTGATTGCCAGCCGGCGCGATTACGAATTTGCGCGGCAATTCGTGGCCGAACACGGCCTGGCCGAAAAAGTCCACGAAATTCTGTTTTCGCCAGTGTTTGCCGATCCGGAAGGGACATGGCCGGCGATGGACACTCGGGCACTCGCGGAATGGATTTTGGCGGATAATCTTCCTGTGCGGCTGGGATTGCAACTGCACAAGTTTATCTGGGATCCGGCGATGCACGGCGTGTAG
- the queD gene encoding 6-carboxytetrahydropterin synthase QueD codes for MYEISVDEGFAAGHYLRGYKGKCENQHGHNYRVRITLAGEKLDPTGLLYDFVHLKQIIQSVIRSLDHKNLNDFAPFDKVNPSAENIARHIYDETSRQMHASPNGARISSVTVWETDTSAATFRP; via the coding sequence ATGTATGAGATCAGCGTTGACGAAGGATTTGCCGCGGGCCATTACCTGCGCGGATACAAGGGCAAGTGCGAAAACCAGCACGGGCACAACTATCGCGTGCGCATCACGCTGGCAGGTGAGAAACTCGATCCCACCGGATTGCTCTACGATTTTGTGCATCTGAAGCAGATCATTCAGAGCGTGATTCGCTCGCTCGACCACAAAAACCTGAACGATTTCGCGCCTTTCGACAAGGTGAATCCCTCGGCAGAGAACATCGCGCGCCACATTTACGATGAAACATCCAGGCAGATGCATGCGTCTCCCAATGGGGCGAGGATATCGAGCGTGACGGTCTGGGAAACCGACACGAGCGCGGCGACTTTCCGGCCGTGA
- a CDS encoding helicase C-terminal domain-containing protein has protein sequence MPKRATSEAKAPITMADIFGLGGMLEKCHPGYEFRRSQLEMAEMADEAFQKHQHALIEAGTGTGKTLAYLIPAIRSGRRVVISTATKSLQEQLFQKDIPFLRKHFAPELKVALMKGRNNFVCREKVRLMAHQPVLRGMDEVEWFTQIRDWERLTETGDRAELNFLPDDAELWNRIDARKETCTGQKCAQFQQCFLTAMRQRAQEAEVIIVNHHLFFADLALRQDDFGSILPEYAAVIFDEAHEIEDVASDYFGREISSYKFDELVRDGEQMLRMVNAATTATRRPLAQVRERAHAFFERFPEREGRFPFEPAARGAFLEQNREEYDGLAAALKRLEAELAALNPKPEEVVNVARRAAELRRELAFLLESEEKGYVYWYERRGKGVYLVATPIDVSEILREKLFERFDTIVLTSATLAVGGRFDYVKHRLGIAAAREEVLPAEFDYKSQAQLYIPKMLPDIRHANFAARASEEIAQILKLTRGRAFCLFTSYAQMREIHERLAGVIPYPILLQGTGPRMALLERFKTTPGAVLLATASFWQGVDVPGSQLSCVIIDRLPFAVPSDPIVAARVKALQEDGQNPFAEYQVPKAVLSLKQGFGRLIRSRSDRGVLAILDNRIERMQYGRIFLDSLPEYTLTHDLAEVARFTADL, from the coding sequence ATGCCGAAACGAGCGACAAGCGAAGCGAAAGCGCCCATCACCATGGCCGATATTTTCGGCCTGGGCGGCATGTTGGAGAAATGCCATCCCGGATACGAATTTCGCCGATCGCAGCTCGAAATGGCGGAAATGGCCGATGAAGCTTTCCAAAAGCATCAGCACGCGCTGATCGAAGCCGGAACCGGCACGGGGAAAACGCTTGCGTACCTGATTCCCGCGATTCGCAGCGGGCGGCGCGTGGTGATCTCCACGGCGACAAAATCGTTGCAGGAACAGCTCTTCCAGAAAGACATTCCCTTTTTGCGGAAGCACTTCGCGCCAGAACTGAAAGTGGCGCTGATGAAAGGGCGGAACAACTTCGTGTGCCGTGAGAAGGTGCGCTTGATGGCGCATCAGCCGGTGCTGCGCGGCATGGACGAAGTCGAATGGTTCACGCAGATCCGCGACTGGGAAAGACTGACGGAGACGGGTGACCGCGCAGAACTGAATTTCCTGCCGGACGATGCAGAGCTTTGGAACCGCATCGACGCGCGCAAGGAAACTTGCACGGGGCAGAAGTGCGCGCAGTTTCAGCAGTGTTTTCTGACGGCCATGCGGCAGCGCGCGCAGGAAGCGGAGGTGATCATCGTGAATCATCATCTGTTTTTCGCGGACCTAGCGCTGCGGCAGGATGATTTCGGCTCGATTTTGCCCGAATACGCGGCGGTGATTTTCGACGAAGCACACGAAATCGAGGATGTGGCCAGCGATTATTTCGGCCGGGAGATTTCGAGCTACAAATTCGACGAACTGGTGCGCGACGGCGAGCAGATGCTGCGGATGGTCAACGCCGCGACGACGGCGACGCGCCGGCCGCTGGCGCAGGTGCGCGAGCGCGCGCATGCGTTTTTCGAAAGGTTTCCCGAGCGCGAAGGGCGCTTTCCTTTCGAGCCAGCTGCGCGTGGAGCGTTTCTCGAGCAGAATCGCGAAGAGTACGACGGGCTCGCGGCGGCACTGAAGCGGCTGGAAGCGGAACTCGCGGCGCTCAATCCCAAACCCGAAGAAGTGGTGAACGTCGCGCGGCGCGCGGCGGAATTGCGGCGCGAGCTGGCGTTTCTGCTCGAGAGCGAGGAAAAGGGATACGTCTACTGGTACGAGCGGCGCGGAAAAGGCGTTTATCTGGTGGCAACGCCGATCGACGTCAGCGAAATTCTGCGCGAAAAGCTTTTCGAACGCTTCGACACGATTGTGCTGACCTCGGCGACGCTCGCCGTAGGGGGCCGCTTCGACTACGTGAAGCACCGGCTGGGAATTGCGGCGGCGCGCGAGGAAGTGCTGCCGGCGGAGTTCGATTACAAAAGCCAGGCGCAACTTTACATTCCCAAAATGCTGCCCGACATTCGCCACGCAAATTTTGCGGCGCGCGCGTCCGAGGAAATTGCCCAAATTCTGAAGCTGACGCGCGGGCGGGCATTCTGCCTCTTTACCAGCTATGCGCAAATGCGGGAAATCCATGAGCGACTTGCCGGCGTGATTCCGTATCCGATCTTATTGCAGGGAACAGGACCGCGGATGGCGCTGCTCGAGCGATTCAAGACGACGCCGGGAGCAGTGCTGCTGGCGACGGCGAGCTTCTGGCAGGGCGTGGACGTGCCCGGCTCGCAGCTCTCCTGCGTGATTATCGACCGGCTGCCGTTCGCCGTGCCGTCGGATCCCATCGTTGCCGCGCGCGTGAAAGCGCTGCAGGAGGACGGGCAGAATCCGTTCGCCGAATACCAAGTGCCGAAAGCAGTGCTTTCGCTCAAGCAGGGATTCGGAAGGCTGATTCGCTCGCGCAGCGACCGCGGCGTTTTGGCGATTCTCGACAACCGCATCGAGCGCATGCAGTATGGTAGAATTTTCTTGGACTCGCTGCCCGAATACACCCTTACGCATGACCTTGCCGAAGTGGCGCGCTTCACGGCGGATCTCTGA
- a CDS encoding amidase: MSRRKFLGSAAAIGAASVVAPALAARGSEPAQSWEIKPFELDEITVAELQGGISSGKFTAHSIVQKYLDRIAEIDKQGPGVNSVIELNPDALSIADSLDAERKSKGPRGPLHGIPVLIKDNIGTADRMMTTAGSLALSGFTPTKDSGVARRLREGGAVILGKTNLSEWANFRSRHSSSGWSGRGGQTHNPYAIDRNPCGSSSGSGAAASANLAAITIGTETDGSVVCPSSANGVVGIKPTVGLVSRAGIIPISHSQDTAGPICRTVADAAALLSAIASVDPDDPATKNPARKAEPDYTKFLDRSGLRGARIGVVRELFGFSEKLAPIMKSALDAIKSEGAVLIDPVEISSLGKLGENENTVLQYEFKSDMRAYFAQFPNAPMHSLQDIIEFNERNSDKELLYFGQNIMIESEKRGPLTDKAYLDALEKNHRLAREEGIDAAMNKHNLDALIAPTAGPTWVTDLVDGDHGFGGSSSLPAVAGYPHVTVPAGFIFGLPVGISFFGRAWSESALIKIAYAFEQTTHVRKPPKFLPTVDLAPGS, encoded by the coding sequence TTGAGTCGTCGAAAATTTCTCGGCTCTGCTGCAGCCATTGGCGCGGCATCCGTCGTCGCTCCGGCGCTCGCCGCACGCGGGAGTGAACCAGCACAGTCTTGGGAGATAAAGCCATTCGAGTTGGACGAAATTACCGTCGCTGAACTTCAGGGCGGCATAAGTTCGGGGAAATTTACGGCTCATTCCATCGTGCAGAAGTATCTCGACCGCATCGCGGAAATCGACAAGCAAGGCCCGGGCGTCAATTCCGTCATCGAACTCAATCCTGACGCGCTTTCCATTGCCGATTCGCTCGATGCCGAGCGCAAGAGCAAAGGCCCGCGCGGCCCGCTCCACGGCATTCCGGTGCTCATCAAGGACAACATCGGCACCGCCGACCGCATGATGACCACCGCAGGTTCGCTCGCGCTTTCCGGTTTCACTCCCACAAAAGATTCTGGAGTTGCGCGGCGGCTGCGCGAAGGTGGCGCCGTGATTCTCGGCAAAACGAATCTCAGCGAATGGGCGAATTTTCGTTCGCGTCATTCTTCGAGCGGCTGGAGCGGACGCGGCGGCCAGACGCACAATCCTTACGCCATTGATCGCAATCCCTGCGGCTCGAGCTCCGGCTCAGGCGCCGCGGCTTCGGCAAATCTCGCCGCCATCACCATCGGAACGGAAACCGATGGTTCGGTCGTTTGTCCGTCTTCTGCCAATGGCGTCGTCGGAATCAAGCCGACGGTTGGTCTCGTCAGCCGCGCCGGAATCATTCCCATTTCGCACAGCCAGGATACTGCCGGGCCGATCTGCCGCACCGTCGCTGATGCCGCCGCCTTGCTGAGCGCGATTGCCAGCGTCGATCCCGATGACCCAGCCACAAAAAATCCGGCGCGCAAAGCCGAGCCGGATTACACGAAATTTCTCGATCGCTCTGGTTTGCGCGGCGCGCGCATCGGCGTAGTACGAGAACTCTTCGGCTTCAGCGAAAAGCTCGCGCCCATTATGAAAAGTGCGCTCGACGCAATCAAAAGCGAAGGCGCCGTCCTGATCGACCCCGTCGAAATTTCCTCCCTTGGTAAACTCGGAGAAAACGAAAATACCGTTCTGCAATACGAATTCAAATCCGACATGCGCGCCTATTTCGCACAATTTCCCAATGCACCCATGCATTCGCTCCAGGACATCATCGAATTCAACGAGCGGAATTCCGATAAAGAGCTTCTCTACTTCGGCCAAAATATAATGATCGAATCGGAGAAGCGCGGCCCGCTCACGGATAAAGCCTATCTCGATGCGCTTGAAAAAAATCATCGCCTCGCGCGCGAGGAGGGAATCGACGCCGCGATGAATAAGCACAATCTCGACGCGCTGATCGCTCCGACCGCAGGTCCCACCTGGGTCACGGATCTTGTCGACGGCGACCACGGCTTCGGCGGAAGCTCTTCTCTTCCCGCCGTCGCGGGCTATCCCCATGTCACCGTTCCGGCGGGTTTCATTTTTGGCTTGCCCGTGGGAATTTCCTTTTTCGGCCGCGCCTGGAGTGAATCTGCTTTGATTAAAATCGCTTACGCTTTCGAACAAACCACGCACGTTCGCAAGCCGCCGAAATTCCTGCCCACGGTGGATCTCGCGCCGGGATCGTGA
- a CDS encoding MerR family transcriptional regulator: MATAAQHAPAIPDKSLFRIGEVSRLTGTKAFVLRYWETEFPTLQPVKSSSGHRMYRREDIESVFEIKRLLYDEGFTIAGARRHLAEQNGTADASAVAESVAPPARERERDHELSRAQRKLLLDLREELLAILTLLEPR; the protein is encoded by the coding sequence ATGGCCACGGCGGCCCAACACGCGCCAGCAATTCCTGACAAAAGCCTGTTTCGCATCGGTGAAGTCAGCCGCCTGACAGGAACAAAGGCGTTCGTCTTACGTTACTGGGAAACGGAATTTCCGACGCTGCAGCCGGTGAAAAGCTCGAGCGGCCATCGCATGTACCGCCGTGAAGACATCGAGAGCGTTTTCGAAATCAAGCGCCTGCTCTATGACGAAGGATTCACGATTGCCGGCGCGCGCCGTCATCTTGCTGAACAAAACGGAACTGCCGATGCAAGCGCCGTTGCCGAATCCGTTGCGCCTCCCGCACGCGAGCGCGAACGCGATCACGAACTTTCGCGCGCGCAGCGAAAATTGTTGCTCGATCTCCGCGAAGAGCTTCTCGCTATCTTGACCCTTCTCGAACCGCGGTGA
- the surE gene encoding 5'/3'-nucleotidase SurE, which produces MPNILVTNDDGISAHGLRALVHALQSVGTVIVVAPSHERSATAQSLTLRQPIFCEQVAEREWSVEGTPADAMILAFHTLLPQRPDLVVSGINRGANLGENIYYSGTVGAAMEAAINHVPAIAISVAARAREFDYKPAAEFIARLAPVVLKEGLPPGVLLNVNVPNPCTGAVRFTRQSPKITRNVLERGEDPRGRTYYWLHEQKLTEDIEPDTDYAAIRDGAISVTPLELDHTHTASLNHLSRWTPLLEKK; this is translated from the coding sequence ATGCCCAATATTTTGGTGACCAACGACGACGGCATCTCCGCGCACGGTCTGCGCGCGCTTGTTCACGCGCTGCAATCGGTCGGCACAGTGATCGTTGTCGCGCCGTCGCACGAGCGCAGCGCAACAGCGCAATCGCTCACGCTGCGCCAGCCGATTTTCTGCGAGCAAGTCGCGGAGCGCGAATGGTCCGTCGAAGGCACGCCGGCGGACGCCATGATTCTTGCGTTTCACACGCTCTTGCCGCAGCGCCCGGACTTGGTCGTCTCCGGAATCAATCGTGGCGCGAATCTCGGCGAAAATATTTATTACTCCGGGACAGTCGGCGCGGCGATGGAGGCGGCGATCAATCACGTTCCGGCGATTGCGATTTCCGTGGCGGCGCGAGCGAGAGAGTTCGATTACAAACCCGCGGCGGAATTCATAGCGCGGCTCGCGCCCGTCGTCTTAAAAGAAGGATTGCCGCCAGGAGTGCTGCTGAACGTCAACGTGCCGAATCCGTGTACGGGCGCGGTGCGGTTCACGCGGCAATCGCCGAAAATCACGCGCAACGTTCTTGAGCGCGGCGAAGATCCGCGCGGCCGAACTTACTATTGGCTGCACGAGCAAAAACTTACCGAGGACATCGAGCCGGATACGGATTATGCAGCGATTCGCGACGGTGCGATTTCCGTCACACCGCTTGAGCTCGATCACACGCACACCGCTTCGCTGAACCATCTCTCGCGCTGGACGCCGCTGCTCGAGAAAAAATAG
- a CDS encoding M20 family metallopeptidase, producing the protein MDAKAGAQERFRQSEKKLLDLSHRIHAHPELGFEEEKAAAWLADELADAGFDVKRNICDLPTAFSARAGNGPLHVAICAEYDCLPAIGHACGHNIIAAMAVGAGIAAAKVANDVGLTVTVIGTPAEEVGNASGKIILLERGAFVGMHAAMMVHPAPMEMLEAHLIAASIFDVYYTGKEAHSSAFPEMGINAADALTVAQTSIGLLRQHLRPTDRVHGIITHGGDAPNVVPAHTSAKYMVRAENIQELDDVRTKVHRCFEAGAIATGAKLEIRGGDKPYADVKYDHEIGLIYKRNAETLGRKFPEMTPMMQRMAASTDMGNVSYAIPSIHPMIGINSFPAANHQPEFTAHCVTPDADKAVLDGGLAMAWTAIEMATNTALCARLAKSAGARASA; encoded by the coding sequence ATGGACGCAAAAGCAGGAGCGCAAGAGCGATTTCGGCAGTCAGAAAAAAAGCTTCTCGACTTGAGCCATCGCATCCACGCGCATCCGGAGCTTGGCTTCGAAGAAGAAAAAGCCGCCGCATGGCTCGCCGATGAACTGGCTGATGCTGGCTTCGACGTAAAGCGCAACATCTGCGATCTCCCCACGGCTTTTTCTGCGCGCGCCGGAAACGGGCCTCTGCATGTCGCCATCTGCGCGGAATACGATTGCCTGCCGGCCATCGGCCACGCCTGCGGCCACAACATCATCGCCGCGATGGCTGTCGGCGCAGGAATTGCTGCGGCGAAAGTCGCGAATGACGTCGGCCTCACGGTCACTGTCATCGGCACGCCTGCCGAGGAAGTCGGCAACGCCAGCGGCAAAATCATTCTCCTCGAGCGCGGCGCGTTCGTGGGAATGCACGCCGCCATGATGGTTCATCCCGCGCCCATGGAAATGCTGGAAGCGCATCTCATCGCCGCGTCCATCTTTGACGTTTATTACACCGGAAAAGAAGCGCATTCCTCGGCGTTCCCTGAAATGGGCATCAACGCCGCCGATGCGCTCACGGTCGCGCAAACTTCCATTGGACTCTTGCGCCAGCATTTGCGTCCCACCGATCGCGTGCACGGAATCATCACGCACGGCGGCGACGCACCTAATGTCGTTCCCGCGCACACTTCCGCGAAATATATGGTCCGCGCGGAAAATATTCAGGAACTCGACGACGTGCGCACGAAAGTGCATCGCTGCTTCGAGGCGGGCGCCATCGCCACCGGCGCGAAGCTCGAAATTCGCGGCGGTGACAAACCTTATGCCGACGTCAAGTACGACCACGAAATCGGCTTGATTTACAAACGCAACGCGGAAACGCTCGGCCGCAAATTCCCCGAGATGACGCCCATGATGCAGCGCATGGCCGCTTCCACGGACATGGGAAATGTTTCTTACGCCATTCCGTCCATCCATCCGATGATCGGAATTAATTCTTTCCCGGCCGCGAATCATCAGCCGGAATTCACTGCACATTGCGTCACGCCGGACGCTGACAAAGCCGTGCTCGATGGCGGCCTGGCGATGGCCTGGACGGCGATTGAAATGGCCACGAACACCGCGCTGTGTGCACGGCTCGCAAAATCCGCAGGCGCTCGTGCCAGCGCATAA
- a CDS encoding aromatic ring-hydroxylating dioxygenase subunit alpha → MPESLKNDSLKQTLDAYDACAPLAEAFTIPASWYIDSRVAELESQSVFGRTWQAVGRLDQVAAHGQFFTVDLAGEPIVVVRSADGELRAFYNVCRHHAAAVVTEAQGSAANFRCPYHGWTYGTDGALKGTPDFDGVCNFDRAKNGLVPVRVAAWEKFVFVNLDAHAAPLEEFLGGLVARAKPLGLGSLHFFERRVYDLNCNWKVYVDNYLDGGYHVPHLHKGLNSVLDYANYTIENEDRFCLQSSPMETSGASADPDAVATRQGNRANYFWQYPNFMLNWYEGYLDTNLVLPLSVDRCRVIFDFYFAATNDAAKEYNRQSIAVSHRVQEEDVDICESVQRGLHSRAYRAGRLSVRREAGEHLFHRLLAADLRAAMKE, encoded by the coding sequence TTGCCCGAATCGCTCAAGAATGATTCTCTGAAACAAACTCTCGACGCCTACGACGCTTGCGCCCCGCTCGCCGAGGCCTTCACGATCCCCGCTTCGTGGTACATCGATTCGCGCGTCGCCGAACTCGAAAGTCAATCCGTCTTTGGCCGCACGTGGCAGGCTGTCGGCCGGTTGGATCAAGTTGCCGCGCACGGCCAATTTTTCACCGTAGATCTCGCCGGCGAACCCATCGTCGTCGTGCGCAGCGCCGATGGCGAACTTCGCGCCTTCTACAACGTCTGCCGCCACCACGCCGCCGCCGTCGTCACCGAAGCGCAAGGAAGCGCCGCGAATTTCCGCTGCCCGTATCATGGCTGGACTTACGGCACCGATGGCGCATTGAAAGGCACGCCCGATTTCGATGGCGTCTGCAATTTCGATCGCGCGAAAAACGGCCTCGTTCCCGTTCGCGTCGCCGCTTGGGAAAAATTCGTCTTCGTCAATCTCGACGCGCACGCCGCGCCGCTCGAAGAATTTCTCGGCGGTCTTGTCGCGCGCGCGAAGCCGCTCGGTCTCGGCTCGCTGCATTTTTTCGAGCGCCGCGTGTACGATTTGAACTGCAACTGGAAAGTTTACGTCGACAATTATCTCGACGGCGGCTATCACGTCCCGCATCTGCACAAAGGCCTGAACAGCGTTCTCGATTATGCGAACTACACCATTGAAAATGAGGACCGCTTCTGCCTGCAATCGAGCCCTATGGAAACTTCCGGCGCCTCCGCCGATCCCGACGCGGTCGCTACGCGCCAGGGCAATCGCGCCAATTATTTCTGGCAATATCCGAATTTCATGCTCAATTGGTATGAAGGCTATCTCGATACGAACCTTGTCTTGCCGCTTTCCGTGGACCGCTGCCGCGTCATCTTCGATTTTTATTTCGCAGCCACAAATGACGCCGCAAAGGAATACAATCGCCAGAGCATCGCCGTGAGCCATCGCGTGCAGGAAGAGGACGTGGACATCTGCGAATCGGTGCAGCGCGGCCTGCATTCCCGCGCCTATCGCGCCGGAAGGCTTTCCGTCCGCCGTGAGGCAGGCGAGCATCTGTTTCATCGGTTGCTCGCCGCGGACTTGCGAGCCGCCATGAAGGAATAA